The stretch of DNA ATTGTATTGTAAGTTTAGGGGCTTAAAATATCCACAACTTAATTAAGCAAACTCTGTTTTTACTATTTTATATAATTTATCTGATGGACGTACCTTAAAGTCCAATGGTATCGTTACCGTATCACCTTTTTGAGCCATTTCTGCTTGTTTATCATCAACCCATATTTCATTTACAATAGCCTCTTGAGCTCCTGTAGTAGGACCTGTCACTAAAATTTCATCTCCTATTTTTAAATCATAGGCTTGAATATTAAATTCACCTATTTTAGGTTTTGGATAATAATGAATCCCTTTTCCTAAATAGACTTTCTTTTGAGTAGCCATAGAACCACTTACATCACTCCATTCTCCTAGTTTTTGGCCTAAATAGTAACCACTCCAAAAGCCACGATTATACACCTTCTTTAACTCATTCATCCAGTGTTCAACTTTCTCTTTTGTATAGGTTCCTTCTGTGATAGAATCAATTGCTTCTCGATACGACTTGATTACTTTTGCAACATATTCTGGTGCACGACCTCTTCCTTCTATTTTTAATACCTTAATTCCAGCATCTACAATTTGATCCAAGAAATCAAGTGTACATAAATCTTTTGGAGACATCATATACTCATTATCCAATTCGATTTCAAAACCACTTTCTTGATCAATCACTGTATATTTTTTTCGACAATTTTGCTTACAAGCTCCTCGATTTGCAGAAGAATTATGAGAATGTAAACTTAGATAACATTTACCTGATACTGCCATACAAAGTGCTCCGTGACCAAATATTTCAATTTCAACTAGATTTCCTGAAGGACCACGAACATCTTCTTTTTCAATATATTCAGTAATTTTTTTTACTTGACTTAATGATAATTCGCGACTTAACACCATAGTATCAGCGAACATAGAATAAAATTCTACCGTTTCAACATTCGTAATATTAATTTGTGTTGAAATATGAACTTCCATTCCTACTTTACGAGCATAATTAATTACAGATTGATCCATTGCAATTACAGCCGTTATATCAGCTTCCTTAGCACGATTAATCAAAGTGCGTATTATCGATAAGTCATGATCATAAATAATCGTATTTAAAGTAAGATAAGTACGAATTCCTTTTGGTCTACATCGTGCTACAATTTCTTCTAAATCATCTAATGTAAAATTAATGGAAGCACGCGCACGCATATTCAATTGTTCAACACCAAAATATACGGAATCTGCTCCATTATCAATAGCAGCCTGTAAGCTTTCAAAATTCCCCGCAGGAGCCATTAATTCTATTGTACCTTCTTTTGTCATTTGTTTACATTGAAATTTCGTGCAAAGTTATGAATTATTATAATAATACCATTTTAAGATTTGAAAATGTGATGATATAAGAAAAAAGAGCAAAAAATAAAGAAATAACTATTGTAGAATTATAAAAATCTATATTTCTTCTTTCAAACACCTTTCTCTTGGATCTTACCTCTTTTTTTTACGTCGAACTCACGTTCTTTATTCTTTGCTCTTTTTATCTTTTTTCTATAATGTAACGAATTTATAAAAAGCTTAGTATCTTTTAGGTAAATCCTCAGTATCTTTTTACAAAGAGGTCCGTATCTTTTGAATAAAAGATACGGACCTCTTTATTATTAGGTTAAAACCTTATTTTTTAATTGTTGAACGAAGGGTTATCAACACGTAAATCTTCAATGGAAGCTTTTTCTTTTAAAGCTTCTGTAACAGAAGACAATACTTGATAAGCATTACGTTGTTTCAATTGATTTTTTAAGTTATTCTTGCTTTGCTCATTTTCAGGACCTTTATTTACAGATAATGTTTTCACTACAAATACTCCATTTTTCCCTTCAACTGGAGCTGAAACTGTTCCTATCTCTTGACCAAAAGCTAAACCTGCTACAACATCTTCTCTTCCTACACCTGCAATTACTGGATTGGTAAAGTTAACAGAATTGGCTGTTTTAACTTCTTGTCCTGTAGCAGTTGCAACTGCTGTTAAATCTTTAGCTCCTCCTATTTTTGCTACAATTTGCTTAGCAATAGCTTGATTTTTCAATATAGGCTCTACTTCTGAACGAGCTTGAGAAGCATTCATTAAACCTTTTCCATTCTTATTAACCAAATAAGCTACTACATAGTTCCCATTTGTTAAATCAAAGGCTTCTGCTGTTTTCATAGCCGTATCATCATTAAAAGCCCAACGTGTAATTTGTTCAATTGCTTCACTATTTCCTGAATTAGCTAAGCTTACAAAATCAGTAGGTTCTGCTTTAAATTGTGCTAAGTTGTTTTGAGCAGTTAAATTCACTTTAAATTCTCCTGCATTTTTATCAACTGTTGCAACATCTTGACCATTAAAAGATTCTGCTATTTTTCTTGATAAATTAAATACACTATCGGTTGTTTCTTTAGAAGGCTCAACCGCACGTATAACATTTGCGAACTGATACCCTACTTTTGGTGCTTTCTTTTGATCTATTTTAATAATTTGAAATCCTTCTGGAGCTTCAACTAAACCAATACTTCCTGTTCCGTTATTTAAAACATATTCTCTAAATTCAGGAGATTGTCCTAAAACATCATTATGACGGAACCAACCTAAATTTCCTTTTTGTAAACGGGATTGATCAAAATCAGAACTTTTAGAAGCTACTTCACCAAAACTAGCAGGGTTTACTTTTACAACAGCTAATAAACTATCTGCTTTAGCCTTTGCTTGTTCTTTTGTTAAAGTAACTGTTGGAAGATTAACAGCTGCTCCTTTATATGATACTAAAATATGACTGATATTAATAGAATCAGAAACATTCTTTTTTGCAATTAATTTTGAAATTGCCATAACATCTCCTGTTTCGTAAGGTCCATATACATCATTCAAAGTAGCAGTTTTAGCAAAATCTAATACTTTCTTATCAAAATTATCAGTATCAAATACTAAACCTTCTGTATACTGTCCCTCAGAATAGTTTTGTACAAATGATTCATTATCTGTCGTATTTTTAAGTCCTGTAACAGGTTCTTCAACACCTGTAGCTGGATTTTCTTCTGTAAAATCATTGATATATTTTGTTAATTCAGCTTTTAAAGCTGCTTTATCCTTAGCAGAAGCTTTTACATCTAAGACCACATATTGTAAATCACGTGTATCTTCTCTATCAAATTTTTTAGGATGTTCTTTTATATAAGAAGTAATTTCATCATCTGAAATTTTCACATCATTAGCTCCTGGAAATGACGCATATGGAACATATACATACTCAATGTTTGCCGTTGAACGAGAATTATCATATTCAAATTCTAAATCTTTATCAGTTGTAAAAACACCTTGTTGGATCATTCCAACATAGTTATTTTGCACCACTGCTTTCTTTGCTTCACTTTTAATTAATTCAAAAAATGAAATAGCTTGTGAATTTCCTTGTTGTCTTGCTAAATTTTCTTGACTTTGGAATAAACCTACATTGAATACTCCATTTTGTTTAAATTGATCTGCTCGTTGACCTAATAGTTGTTCAACGGTATCCCAATATTGTTTATTATCGGAAGTTGTTTCAATACCTAATTCTTGTGATTGTTGTTCAAATAAGGTTTGTTGAACAATATCATTCCATGCTGTATTTTGAATGTTACGAGCTGGTAAACGTCCTTGTGACTTTAAATTGGCATTATTTACTGCTTCATTAAATTCACGAACTGATATTTTTTGTCCGTTAATTTCACCAACTAAATTGGCATCGTTCATGTTAAATTTACTTAATGTATCGGGACTGATAACAAAGGCTAATAAAGCCATACCAATTGCTACTAAAAGTAACCATGAATTCTTACGAATGCTTCCTAAAATTGACATTATTTATTTTTTATTTTTGGTTCAACTTAAATTCAAAAGGCGAATTTACAATTTCAGCGTGAGATATAAAAGAAATGTTAATCGTTTTTAACAATATGTTGAATTAATTGGACTTCATCTAATCGAGCTTCAGACACTTTTTTAATAATAAAAGTGATAGAATCTGTTTTTACCTGCTCACCTTCTTCCGGTATTGTCTCAGCAATATCCATAATTAATCCTCCTAATGTTTCATAAGCCTCATTTTCAGGCAAATTCAATTTATATTCATCATTTAGATAATCAATTTCTAATCGAGTTGAAAATAAATATTCATTTTCAGCAATTTTTTCTTCTGTTAAAATTACATGATCGTGTTCATCTTCAATCTCTCCAAACAATTCTTCTACAATATCCTCTGTTGTAATTAAACCTGAAGTTCCTCCATATTCATCTAATACAATGGCAATACTTTTTCGTTTTTTTGTTAAACGATTCATTACCTCTTTTGCTATTGTGGCTTCATGAACAAATTCTACAGGTAATAATATATTTTTTATATGCTCTGGTCGTTTAAATAATTCAAACGAATGTACATAACCGATGATATTATCAATAGAATCTCTATAAATGACTATCTTAGAAAGTCCTGTTTCTACAAACTTCTGAGCAACTTCTTTTAGAGGTGTTTCCAATTCTAAGGCTATCATTTCTTTTCGTGGAATCATACATTCTCTTGCCTTTATATCATTAAATTCTAATGCATTCTGAAATATTTGAATTTCTGAGTCTAATTCTTCATCTTCTACTCCTTCAATTTGTTCACTGATATAAAACTCTAAATCTTTTTTATCAAAAGCTTGTTCTTCTTTTTGTTCTTCCTCTCCAAATAACTTCAAGATTAAATTCGAAATCCACATTACAAGTTCTGTAATCAAAGAGAAAATAGTGTAAATAATATAAACCGGTATCGCAAAAAAGAGCAATAATTGATTTGAATAAATATTAAAAATTGATTTTGGTAAGAACTCAGCTAATACTAAGATAATCAAAGTTGAAATAATAGTTGTAATCAGTAAAATGACAAATTCATTCAATCCTGAATTATTAAACAAATTCAATTCAATCAAATTAGTCATATAGATCGTATATATAACCAATGCTATATTATTTCCCACCAACATAGTGGTAATAAATTTTCTCGGATTCTCAGATAATTTTGAAATAAGTTTTGCTGATGTATTTCCTTGCTTTTTTTCTAACTCAATATGCATTCTATTGGAACTAATAAAAGCGATCTCCATTCCTGAAAAAAAAGCTGATAAAAGAATACAAATGATAATAATTGATATGGTAATTCCTATAGACATTTATTGATCTATTTTTTTAACATCGGCATTTCTGGTAATGGCCTTTGTTCGGTACAATTTAACATTTTTAAATTTATCATCTGACTCAAAACCATTTTTTGCAATTAAAGAATCACTATTTGGGCGAATAATTCGAGTTTTTACTTCGTTATATACTTTTTTCTTTTTTTTATCCCAAAAAATATGCGATGTTTTAATCGTATCACCATCTTCAGAAACCATTACAACATGACCCTTTCCTTCATAAATTCCTTTTTTATCATCTAGCTTAGCCCAATCAGCACGCATCAAAGTAGGCTTCCCCCCTTTTTTATCATATTTTTCCACATCTCCTCCTTGTGGCAATAAAGTATAAGGATTCTTTTTATCAAACTCATACATTTGAATTACAGGTGCTTCAATATGGATCATTGCGGTACCTGAATCGGTTCGAATAATATTGGATTCAAATAGTTCTTGAACAGGAATATATTTTAAATCAGCCTCCAAATTAATACTAGAATCTTTTTTTTCAGGCTGACAATTATAAAGAAACATAGCAATCCCAAAAAGGACTGCTATGTTTTGTATGATATGATATTTCTTTTTTTGCATTATCTGGCTTTGGTCGTACCGTAACATGTTTTCACAGATTGTCCTGGTCTTACCCCTGCTTTAAACATATCAGCTTTAGTCGGTGCACCTTTTTCAAAATTAGCAGCGGCTTTATTTGCTTTAGAACTCACACGAGGGTCAACACGTGCAGCTTTTCTAGCAGCATCAGCTGCAAACCAATAAGCGGCTTTCTTTTCAAATAAAGTAGATCCACAAGAATTGGCTCCTTTAGCATAAGTTGAAGCAATAATTAAATAAGGATCACCCCATCCTCCTCTTAATGAAGCCGCTTTTTTTGCTTGAGAACGTGCATTCCCTAAACTTCCTGTTTGTAAATATGCATAAGCGGCATAATAAGCTGCTTTTGAACGTTCACTACTTGAATAGCTACTATCTTTTGCTACTTTAGATAATAAAGAAGCTGCTTTACTATATTGTTTTCTTTGAACCATTCTTAAACCTGTACTATAATCGTTAGCTGCGATTTGTGGTTGTCCTCCTGTAGTAGCTCCAGCGTCTGGTGTACTTGATTTACATTTATCAGGATTTTGTTCACAATATAATTTAGCAAATTGATTTTCTACTTGATCAGCAAAAGTTACGTCATCAGAACATTCATTATATAATAAAGCTCCACGAACTTCATTTAACCAATTTAAATCATTTTGTTTAGAAGCGTATTGTGCTTTATACGTAGGAATTAAACGATCACAAGTATATAAATGTGCTACACTTCCTTCTACGTAGTTATATGAATCTGTATAAGCTTGACGTTGTTCTGTTTTTTGTGCTAAAGATGCTTTTTGTTGTTTTGAGATCGTACCTAATGAATCTAATTTTTCTAAACTGGCAATTTCAATATTAGAACGTTCTATGTTTTTATCTAAAGCTCCTTTAATTGAATTATAAACATCCAACATTTTATCAAATTGGATTTCATTTCCATCTAACATCACCTGACCTAAGTAAAAATAGTCACTCATGGCAGAAGAAGGTAAATCAGAAGCATCTCCTGTAAATGCCTTATCATAAGCTGCTAACCATTCACCATTATTTCCAATTTCATAATAACGTAAATAGGATACTTTTTGAGCGGCATAATAGTTTGCTTCTTTAGGGTATTTTTGTATATTTTTATCAAATGCTTTAACTAAATAAGCTTCCATATCAGCTCTTTTTGGATCACCTTTTGGTGTTGCATCTAATGCAGCTGTTACAATATATTCAGCATCGATTAAAATATTATTACCAAATTTGGTATCAACGCAATCATCAAAAGATTTTTTCCATTTTTCATATAAAGGCGCATAATTTTCTGCCTTATATTCTGCTGATTCAGAATAAGCGAAGTAAGCTGGGCAATTTTGGGCATTTACTCCCAATCCCATTGCTATCATTCCTATTCCGGTGATTATATTTTTCATTCTCATATTCATTGGTATTTAATTTAGTTATATACTCTTTTTCTAAACCAAGATCCGTTTAAATTGAAGCTAACTTTTAAATTGGCATAATTTTCTTTAACCCATCCTCCAGAAGTTGTTCCTCTTTGACCCAAAGCGGCTCCAATATTTAGCATAGAACGTTGATCCTTTCCTACAGGTAATCCAACTCCAAAAGTTATGCCAAGGTTATCTATATCATGATAATTTCCATCGTTTCCTAATAGTGACATTCCTGTTTGTTCGTAAAAAATTCCTGCTCTATAAGTAGCTCTAGCAAAGTAACTTTTATAGGAATTAAATTTTGGAATCCAATACCCTCCTAAAGCAATACGATGCTTATCATCATAAATTAAATTATTTCGATCTTCTGCAGAATTTAAATCTGACATTTTTTCAAAATCATATTGTGTTCCAATCATCCATCTTCCTGGTTTTTCATAACTAACTGAAAAACTCGATTTCATTGGTAATTTAAAATCTTGTTTTGTTATTGATGATGAAATAGTATCCATTGTTGTTAAATTGGGTGCTCCATTGGCAAATTCAACATAGGATAATAAATATTGATCTCGATCATTAGTTAAATTACTTCCTAACGTATAGGTTGCACCAACATTTAATTGTTTGTTTTTCTTCAATTTATATTTATACAATGCACCTATCGTTCCTGTAAATCCTTTTATATTATCACTTCGAAAGTCTTCACTTACTAAATCAACTCCATCAACTCTTACAATTTGTGAATTATCAAGATTTCCAAAAATGTATTGTCCTGTAACTCCAAAACTTAAATCTGTTTCTTTCCAAGGTTTATACGATAAAGCTATATGAGCTGAATTTAAACCTCCTTTCCCTTCAAAACTCGAATTGGTCGTAATTGTTTCTCCTGTTGCTTCAACAACTTGTGATCCTGAAGTATTCAATTGATATCCAGTTCCTGAATAGGGTTGAAAACCAAAAGCAAAGGAGAACTTTTTTCCTAAAGGGAATCCTAAAGATAAATTAGAAATATAAGTTGTACTATTTTGATCTGAAGATTCAGTTGTTTTAAATCTTACTAAATCTGAATTTACACCAAATTCAAATGATGTATATTGTAAATAAGCGTTAGCCGCTGGATTACTGAAGTTTACTTCTGTTCCAAATGGATTAGAATATGAAGCACTAAGTCCTCCCATTGAGCTAATTGTAGGGGAATTATTAAACTTAAGCTCACCATAACCAAAGCTTGAATATGGAGAAGTTGATAATTCTTGTCCAAAGAATAAGATAGGAAATATAGTAACTATCGTTATTAATATCTTTTTCATTCTTAGAAAATTCATGAATTGCAAATATGCTTAATTTGATGGAAAGTACAAAAAATTAACCCCTATAAGTTTGTTAAATGGCATTATAAACAATTTATATGTAAAAAAAAACCTATTTTATATCATATAAAATGATTAAAAAAACGACCATATACACATAAATTTATTAGGATTCTATTATTTCTTCTATCACAAATAAAGCTGTTTAAATTTTTGTTCTTATTAAAAAAGAACGTATTAATTTTCTAAAAAGTATGTACATTTGTAATTAATCTAAATAAATCTTTAGAATAATGAACGACGAAAAACTACAAGAAATAGGGGAGAAGATCATTGCTGTTTTACAAAGCATTTATGATCCAGAAATACCTGTTGATATATATGAATTAGGATTAATTTACGACGTACAAGTAAGTGATCAAGGAGATGCTAAAATTTTAATGACCTTAACCACACCTAATTGTCCAGTGGCTGAATCATTACCAATGGAAGTACAAGAAAAAGTAAAAACAATAGAGGAAGTTAAGGGTGCTGAAGTTGAAATTACATTCGATCCTCCTTGGGATCAGGATATGATGAGCGAAACAGCTAAATTAGAATTAGGAATTTTATAGTTTCTTAGTTTTTGCTGGCTTACTTACTAAATAAACTCCTATAAAAATTAAAAAAGTTGCTATAATTTTTTGATAGGTTAAGGTTTCTCCATTTTCTAAAAAGAACACAGAAAATAGGGTAGCGATTAATGGTTGTCCATAAATATATACACTAACAGTTGCAGGTTTTAAATAACGTAAAGCTGAAAGATTTAAAAAATACGCTAAACAAGAGGTAAAAATTAATACGAATGCAATTTGATAATAAATAGTTGTATCAAAAGTTTTCCAACTTGCTGTTAATAAAGCCCGATCTCCTAAAAGGCCAAAAGGTACAATCATACAACCTCCTATTAGCATAACCCATTTTATAATGTGTAAAGGGTGGTATTTTTGCATCAAAGGTTTTACTAAAACCAAATATAATGCATAAGAAAAAGCATTTACAAAAACTAAAAAATTTCCTAAAAGAGGATTGGGTGCATTATGTACATCAATCTGATTACCTGATAAAATAATTATAAAAGCTCCTATTATACCTAATGTTATCCCTAAAATTCTGTTACGAGTTATAGACTCATTTAACAGAAAATAAGCAATTATAATCACCAAAATAGGATTTGTAGTCATAATAATAGAAGAACTAACAGGTGTTGTATACATCAAACCTGAAAAAAAAGCAACTTGGTTGATCACAATTCCAAATAATGCACATAAAAAGATTCTAAAATAATCTTCTTTTTTAATGGTTTCTTTTGGAATCCATAAACTGGCTAAAAAGAAAACAGGAACAGCAAAAAGGGCTCGAATTGATACAAAAGCTATCGGATTTAACGCGTTAGGCATTACACCTTTAGCAAAATGATAGGTCAATCCATAAATAACGGCAGTACTCAAAAGAGCACTATGAGAAAGAAGTCGTTTATTCACTAAAATATTCTTTGACATCGTCCATATTGTTAGGACTAACACCAATAAAAATGCGTTCTTGATCTAGAATAACAGGACGTTTTAAATATGTATATTCTGATAAAATCAAATTTCGATAATCTTTTTCTGTCAGTTGATCTTTATTTTCCAACGTTTTATATTTTCTAGCTGATTTAGAAAATAATTTTTCGTAAGATCCCGCTAACTTTTTCATTTCACTTAATTGATCTTCTGAAATGGCTTGTATTTTGATATCCTGCCTTTCTAAAGTAATATCGTTTTGTTCTAAAACTCGTAAAATTTTACGACATTTATCACATGAACCCAAATAATATATTTTTTTCATTGTTTTTCTTTGAGGTAAATATAATCTTTGTTGAAAAGATGCACAAATCTTTTAATAAATTACATTTATAAAATATGAAAGTCGTAATACAAAGAGTTTCCGAAGCTTCCGTTACAATAGACAATCAAATAAACGGTCAAATTAAACATGGTTTACTTATCCTAGTTGGTATCGAAAATGATGATTCACAAGAAGATATTCATTGGCTTTCCAATAAAATAATCAATATGAGAATTTTTGATGATGATGAAGGTATTATGAATCGATCTGTAAAAGATATTGATGGAGAATTATTAATTATTAGCCAATTCACTTTACATGCTTCTACTAAAAAAGGCAACAGACCTTCTTATATAAAAGCTGCCAAACCTGATATTGCTATTCCACTTTACAATTCCTTTTTAGATAA from Flavobacteriaceae bacterium UJ101 encodes:
- a CDS encoding UPF0053 protein (Belongs to the UPF0053 family; Contains 2 CBS domains; Contains 1 DUF21 domain.); amino-acid sequence: MSIGITISIIIICILLSAFFSGMEIAFISSNRMHIELEKKQGNTSAKLISKLSENPRKFITTMLVGNNIALVIYTIYMTNLIELNLFNNSGLNEFVILLITTIISTLIILVLAEFLPKSIFNIYSNQLLLFFAIPVYIIYTIFSLITELVMWISNLILKLFGEEEQKEEQAFDKKDLEFYISEQIEGVEDEELDSEIQIFQNALEFNDIKARECMIPRKEMIALELETPLKEVAQKFVETGLSKIVIYRDSIDNIIGYVHSFELFKRPEHIKNILLPVEFVHEATIAKEVMNRLTKKRKSIAIVLDEYGGTSGLITTEDIVEELFGEIEDEHDHVILTEEKIAENEYLFSTRLEIDYLNDEYKLNLPENEAYETLGGLIMDIAETIPEEGEQVKTDSITFIIKKVSEARLDEVQLIQHIVKND
- the K08303 gene encoding putative protease (Belongs to the peptidase U32 family.; KEGG: wvi:Weevi_0904 putative protease; Acting on peptide bonds (peptidases)), which encodes MTKEGTIELMAPAGNFESLQAAIDNGADSVYFGVEQLNMRARASINFTLDDLEEIVARCRPKGIRTYLTLNTIIYDHDLSIIRTLINRAKEADITAVIAMDQSVINYARKVGMEVHISTQINITNVETVEFYSMFADTMVLSRELSLSQVKKITEYIEKEDVRGPSGNLVEIEIFGHGALCMAVSGKCYLSLHSHNSSANRGACKQNCRKKYTVIDQESGFEIELDNEYMMSPKDLCTLDFLDQIVDAGIKVLKIEGRGRAPEYVAKVIKSYREAIDSITEGTYTKEKVEHWMNELKKVYNRGFWSGYYLGQKLGEWSDVSGSMATQKKVYLGKGIHYYPKPKIGEFNIQAYDLKIGDEILVTGPTTGAQEAIVNEIWVDDKQAEMAQKGDTVTIPLDFKVRPSDKLYKIVKTEFA
- the ppiD gene encoding peptidylprolyl isomerase (KEGG: ran:Riean_0991 peptidyl-prolyl cis-trans isomerase D), yielding MSILGSIRKNSWLLLVAIGMALLAFVISPDTLSKFNMNDANLVGEINGQKISVREFNEAVNNANLKSQGRLPARNIQNTAWNDIVQQTLFEQQSQELGIETTSDNKQYWDTVEQLLGQRADQFKQNGVFNVGLFQSQENLARQQGNSQAISFFELIKSEAKKAVVQNNYVGMIQQGVFTTDKDLEFEYDNSRSTANIEYVYVPYASFPGANDVKISDDEITSYIKEHPKKFDREDTRDLQYVVLDVKASAKDKAALKAELTKYINDFTEENPATGVEEPVTGLKNTTDNESFVQNYSEGQYTEGLVFDTDNFDKKVLDFAKTATLNDVYGPYETGDVMAISKLIAKKNVSDSINISHILVSYKGAAVNLPTVTLTKEQAKAKADSLLAVVKVNPASFGEVASKSSDFDQSRLQKGNLGWFRHNDVLGQSPEFREYVLNNGTGSIGLVEAPEGFQIIKIDQKKAPKVGYQFANVIRAVEPSKETTDSVFNLSRKIAESFNGQDVATVDKNAGEFKVNLTAQNNLAQFKAEPTDFVSLANSGNSEAIEQITRWAFNDDTAMKTAEAFDLTNGNYVVAYLVNKNGKGLMNASQARSEVEPILKNQAIAKQIVAKIGGAKDLTAVATATGQEVKTANSVNFTNPVIAGVGREDVVAGLAFGQEIGTVSAPVEGKNGVFVVKTLSVNKGPENEQSKNNLKNQLKQRNAYQVLSSVTEALKEKASIEDLRVDNPSFNN
- a CDS encoding arsenate reductase (glutaredoxin) (KEGG: nko:Niako_6267 arsenate reductase), translating into MKKIYYLGSCDKCRKILRVLEQNDITLERQDIKIQAISEDQLSEMKKLAGSYEKLFSKSARKYKTLENKDQLTEKDYRNLILSEYTYLKRPVILDQERIFIGVSPNNMDDVKEYFSE
- the cysE gene encoding serine O-acetyltransferase (Belongs to the MIP18 family.; KEGG: mpl:Mpal_1220 serine O-acetyltransferase) → MNDEKLQEIGEKIIAVLQSIYDPEIPVDIYELGLIYDVQVSDQGDAKILMTLTTPNCPVAESLPMEVQEKVKTIEEVKGAEVEITFDPPWDQDMMSETAKLELGIL
- a CDS encoding WAT1-related protein chloroplastic (Belongs to the drug/metabolite transporter (DMT) superfamily. Plant drug/metabolite exporter (P-DME) (TC 2.A.7.4) family; Contains 2 EamA domains.); the protein is MSKNILVNKRLLSHSALLSTAVIYGLTYHFAKGVMPNALNPIAFVSIRALFAVPVFFLASLWIPKETIKKEDYFRIFLCALFGIVINQVAFFSGLMYTTPVSSSIIMTTNPILVIIIAYFLLNESITRNRILGITLGIIGAFIIILSGNQIDVHNAPNPLLGNFLVFVNAFSYALYLVLVKPLMQKYHPLHIIKWVMLIGGCMIVPFGLLGDRALLTASWKTFDTTIYYQIAFVLIFTSCLAYFLNLSALRYLKPATVSVYIYGQPLIATLFSVFFLENGETLTYQKIIATFLIFIGVYLVSKPAKTKKL
- the dtd|DTD1 gene encoding D-aminoacyl-tRNA deacylase (D-aminoacyl-tRNA deacylase with broad substrate specificity. By recycling D-aminoacyl-tRNA to D-amino acids and free tRNA molecules, this enzyme counteracts the toxicity associated with the formation of D-aminoacyl-tRNA entities in vivo; Belongs to the DTD family.; KEGG: sml:Smlt4166 D-tyrosyl-tRNA(Tyr) deacylase; Acting on ester bonds), whose amino-acid sequence is MKVVIQRVSEASVTIDNQINGQIKHGLLILVGIENDDSQEDIHWLSNKIINMRIFDDDEGIMNRSVKDIDGELLIISQFTLHASTKKGNRPSYIKAAKPDIAIPLYNSFLDNTEQLLGKPVKKGVFGADMKVALINDGPVTILIDSKNKI